The Proteiniphilum propionicum genome contains the following window.
TTTGCGCTTACGTTGGCCCTCCGGATCTTTAAGCCAGCGGTAATAACTGCTCCTGGGGACTTTCAGTACTTTACACATCACCTCGACCGTCCATTGTTTCGAGTTATATTCCTTTATAAAGAGATAGATCAACGATCTCTCTTGGAGATGATGCTCAAAGCTTTTTTTAATATGTCCCGCTCCGTTTCAGCCTCGCCAAGACGTTTTTCCAGTTCAGCAATCCTTTTGCTATCTTCACTTAATGACTGGACACCGTGTCCGGGGAAACTGGCTTCCCCTTTCTGCTGGTATTCTTTCCGCCAACGATATAAAAGAAAGGGTGCAATACCCAATTCCTGTGCAAGCTCGGAAATATTCTTGCGTTCTAAACTGAGTTTGACCGCATTCTCTTTGAATGCCTTGTCAAAATGGGTTCTTTGTTTTCTCATATTACACAAAAATAAGCGTTTATGCTTAACTCTGTGTCCCGGCTAAGTTAGTAATTCCACAGCTTTTACTAAAAATTATCGGAAAAATTTGTATTATGTGAATAAAACACTAAGTTTGCAACTTAACTATTCAATGACTTCATTTTCGTTAAATTAAACTCATTTTGTTCATTGTGAAATTTGAATTATGTTTCGTCTAAAATTAATAATATTATTCCTTTGTTTAATGGTATTATTTACAATTCCTGCTTGTAATAAAGTCAGCAATGAAATATATCAAAATGTAGCTATTGAAGAAATTATAAATTTGGCACAAGAAAAAAGAAAATCAATTTGTCTTATTTTATTCAATGACAGCTCAACTATTTTTTCCTCTTATTTAAATAATATGGATAAAGGAATATTAACAAATTCGGATAGAGTAATTTTTAATATAATCAATGTAGCATTACCTGAAAACAAATGGTACACCCAATGGCTTGGGGCTGATAATCATGTAATTACTTGTGTATTTTCCTCTTCGGGGGTGTTACTTGCCACGATAACGGGTGCGTCGACATACTCTTTTGAATGTATCAATAAATCCTTAAATGGGGATCTATCTTGTAATCAATTTGGTTTTACTCCATTATTCAATATGTCGGAGAATGCAAACAAAATAGATATCTTAAACAAGATTCTATTTTGTAAATTACAATATGACAAGGGAATGGATATTGAAAGTGACATTAATAATACTTTAGATATAGTCCAATATCCTTATAATATATATCTTAAGAGTTTGAATTTACAAAAATATAAAAACGAAAAAGAAGCTATTTATTTGGCAAAACAACTACTTACATTTGATGATATTCCTTATTTGCGAATCTATTCTGATATATTTGAAAATGCAAAATACATTGTAGACAATCAATACAACCCAGATAATGAAGCAAAACTTTTTATCAAACCCAAGGAAATAATACTTAATAATTGTATCATTAATCAGCCCGAAATGTTGAAAATCGAACTGTTTAATAAAGGGAACTCTTTATTGAATATTAAAAATATAGATCTTGGCTGTAATTGCGTTAGATTAATAGATACGCAAACCTCGTTTATAATAAATCCAAATGATTCTATTACTTTACATTTAGAGTTTAAGTCCGATAAGAAGGGAAAAATAGAAAGGGAAATTCTTTTTGTGTCTAATGCTATTAATAGTTTAGAGCCCGTTAAAATAAAAGCTTTTGTGGAATAAATAAAAAGGAGGTGATAATGTAGATAAAGATTTTTTTATTAAATTTTCTGTTGAAATGATATATACAGAACATTTGTCCTTTCGTATTTACAACTTTTTTGTTGTTAAGAAATAGTGAAACTTACTTGATTAGTCTTTGTTGTAATCAGTAACTTCGCATGTACAATTTTCGGCAAGATTGAATGTACAGAAATTGGCAATATGCAATGTACATAAAAAGGGTTAAAGAAGAGTCTTCATATATTTGTAATTCACGAAAATACAAACACTATGAAGACTCAGATACATGACCTTAGAAAGGTACGTATGTGGTACGAAGTTAAAGAACTTTCCAGTAATCCGGGCAATTCGGATAGTAAAATTGCAAAAAAGTTGGGTATTGACCGCAGAACTGTTTCCAGGTACAAGAAGATGAGTGAAGAAGAGTTTCATGAGTTTTCAATGAAACAACGTGTATACGAACTTGTTCTGTCGCCATATTACCCGGACGTTCTTTCCTTATTGAGTATAGACAATGGTTTGCCGGCGGCAGTGATAGAAGACCGGCTGAAGGAGAAATACCCCGACTTGCCGAAGGTGAACAGCAAGACTGTATACAACTTTGTCCAGCACGTGCGGCGTCAGGAGAAGATCCCTGTACCGGAGAAGATCCGCCAGACGGAAGCCCTGGAAGAGTTTGCATATGGCAGCCAGGCGCAGGTTGACTTCGGTACAGCACAGATGCGACGTTTGGACGGCAGTAGGCGCAGGGTTTATTTTTTTGCCCTTGTCCTGTCACGCAGTCGCTACAAATATGTGTTTTTCCAAACAACTCCCTTCACCGGGAAAACAGCCGTCCAGGCTCACGAGCAGGCCTTCAGGTATATAGAGGGTATCCCCGGGAAGCTTCTCTATGATCAGGACTCAGTGTTTCTGAAAAGTGAGAACCTTGGCGATTATCTCCTGGCTGATGATTTTCGTCGCTACAGGGATGAACGTGGTATCAGTGTTGAGTTCTGCCGCAAGGCCGATCCCCAGAGCAAAGGCCGGGTTGAGAACGTGGTAGGATACGTAAAAAACAACTTTCTTCGCGCGCGTACCTTTCACGATATAGATCGCCTCAACGAGGAAGTCCTGAGCTGGTTGGAGCGCAAGGCGAACGGCACCAAACATGCCACGACGAAGCGCCTGCCCCACGATGTGTGGTTGATTGAAAAGGAGCATCTCTCCTTTTTTCGCCCCTCACCGGCAATCCCCCGGGATGAGATTCCCACCTACACGGTGAGAAAAGATAACACAATCAGTTACAAGGGGAACTTCTACAGGGTCCCATATGGCACCTATAACGGGAAGGGACCGGAGGTATTACTCAAGGTCAAGGATGGCACCCTTTCGCTTTCCAACCGGCAAGGCATCCTTCTGGCCGAGCACCCCGTCAGTCTTGAAAAAGGCAAGGTAATCGGTAGCACAACTTATCGACGGGATCGGAACTCCAGGCTCGAGGTCTTCAAGCAGGAAGTCCTATCGATCTGGAAGGGCAACAACACTTTGTACCTGTTCATAGAGGAGATACACAAGTATAAGCCCCGTTATCTGAGAGACAATCTGAAAATGATAAGGGAGGTGATGGGCGAATATGGTGAAGAGATCGTTGGCAGTGCACTTGATTACTGCCTCGACAATGGGCTCTACAACGCCCTTTACCTGAAAGAAGCCGCATCACATTACCGGGAGTTAAAACGCCGGGAGAAGAAGCCCTTGCCTGTTGTAAGCGTGTTGCATGACGGTGTTCAAACAAGTCAGTATGACACGGATGCATACATCCCCGAGAGAAGCAAGATAAACCGGTACGATCAAATCATGGAGCTATGAAGCAGATAGAAAACATGAAGCAATATGCCGGCATACTTCGTTTGGGATACCTGAGCAAAAAACTTGCAGCCGATGCTTCACCAGGCGAGTATAGATACACCGGGATACGCGGACTTCCTGGAGAACATGCTTATAAAAGAGCTAGAGCAGCGACAGCTGAATGATTACCGGCGCAGGACTAAACTGGCCCGTCTGCCACGTGCACACGAGCTTGACGAGTACGATTACAAGGCCTCGAGCAGCATCGGCATAAGGCAGATGACACAGCTCAGGGAGCTGCTCTGGGTCGATCAGCTATACAACCTGGTGCTGATGGGTCCAAGCGGTACGGGCAAAACATACCTGGCCGGGGGACTGGTCAATGATGCCATCAAGAAAGGTTATAGGGCCTATTTTACCACCATGGCTGACCTGATAGGCGTGCTCAACAGGAAAGAAATCATCTCATCGGCAATGAGCACCTACAAGCGATACACCAAGGCACACCTGATTGCCATAGATGACATCATGATGTTCCCGGTGCAAAAGAGTGAAGCGGTGGCTCTGTTCAATCTGATCAATCACCTGCATGAGCAGTGCTCGATCATCATCACCACTAACAAGTCACCCAGCCAGTGGGCGGAGACACTGGATGATGA
Protein-coding sequences here:
- a CDS encoding transposase is translated as MRKQRTHFDKAFKENAVKLSLERKNISELAQELGIAPFLLYRWRKEYQQKGEASFPGHGVQSLSEDSKRIAELEKRLGEAETERDILKKALSIISKRDR
- a CDS encoding DUF1573 domain-containing protein, with translation MVLFTIPACNKVSNEIYQNVAIEEIINLAQEKRKSICLILFNDSSTIFSSYLNNMDKGILTNSDRVIFNIINVALPENKWYTQWLGADNHVITCVFSSSGVLLATITGASTYSFECINKSLNGDLSCNQFGFTPLFNMSENANKIDILNKILFCKLQYDKGMDIESDINNTLDIVQYPYNIYLKSLNLQKYKNEKEAIYLAKQLLTFDDIPYLRIYSDIFENAKYIVDNQYNPDNEAKLFIKPKEIILNNCIINQPEMLKIELFNKGNSLLNIKNIDLGCNCVRLIDTQTSFIINPNDSITLHLEFKSDKKGKIEREILFVSNAINSLEPVKIKAFVE
- the istA gene encoding IS21 family transposase → MKTQIHDLRKVRMWYEVKELSSNPGNSDSKIAKKLGIDRRTVSRYKKMSEEEFHEFSMKQRVYELVLSPYYPDVLSLLSIDNGLPAAVIEDRLKEKYPDLPKVNSKTVYNFVQHVRRQEKIPVPEKIRQTEALEEFAYGSQAQVDFGTAQMRRLDGSRRRVYFFALVLSRSRYKYVFFQTTPFTGKTAVQAHEQAFRYIEGIPGKLLYDQDSVFLKSENLGDYLLADDFRRYRDERGISVEFCRKADPQSKGRVENVVGYVKNNFLRARTFHDIDRLNEEVLSWLERKANGTKHATTKRLPHDVWLIEKEHLSFFRPSPAIPRDEIPTYTVRKDNTISYKGNFYRVPYGTYNGKGPEVLLKVKDGTLSLSNRQGILLAEHPVSLEKGKVIGSTTYRRDRNSRLEVFKQEVLSIWKGNNTLYLFIEEIHKYKPRYLRDNLKMIREVMGEYGEEIVGSALDYCLDNGLYNALYLKEAASHYRELKRREKKPLPVVSVLHDGVQTSQYDTDAYIPERSKINRYDQIMEL
- the istB gene encoding IS21-like element helper ATPase IstB, translating into MENMLIKELEQRQLNDYRRRTKLARLPRAHELDEYDYKASSSIGIRQMTQLRELLWVDQLYNLVLMGPSGTGKTYLAGGLVNDAIKKGYRAYFTTMADLIGVLNRKEIISSAMSTYKRYTKAHLIAIDDIMMFPVQKSEAVALFNLINHLHEQCSIIITTNKSPSQWAETLDDEVLATAILDRLLYRCEVIRFEGNGYRMDNRKTFLEKE